The Malus domestica chromosome 10, GDT2T_hap1 nucleotide sequence GCTCAAAAGAAAGAGATTCCTTCACTCTCAATATGGTTTATCGTCTGCAAATGCAATAAAAGAATCAGAAACATTGCGAAACTGCCAATTGTTGCATGGCCCAAATATTTATTTGAGACAGAAGATAAGGTAACATGTAGTCTCGAGTTGACAAATATGTAATTTGAAAGTCAAAGAATTTTCTTATTCGAATAATGAAACTAATTTTACGTCATTTTAAGTATTAAGAGATTGGCTGCCTACtaatttaacataaaactcaaatccACATTAGGCTTACTTTCTTATTCGAACCGAAAAACACAATGAAAGAAGAAGTAATAATAACATCGGTTCTAGATATATTCGTCATGTAAGAGTTCATTCATGTTACGAGTTCACTCATCAGAGTTCATTCATTagctaaaaattgaaatttcagaTTGACCCGTTACACAGTAGTCATCCTCATCAACGTAGATGTCATTCCCATTTCCTCTTCTTAGTAGATCTCCCGAACATTTTTGTACCTATAGTTTAAGGAAAGAATTCTAACCCGCACAGAATCGGGTCCCAAACATACCCTTAATTATTGTATTAGTTTCTTTCATTAAGAAATACCAACTGAAGTGGAATTATTGGGTTCTGTTTTCACTATTTTCTGATTACACTTCTTAATTCATTTCCTATTTTCTAGTCAGATTCCTAATCTAAAATCCGACTTTTATGATTGAGAAGTGAATCTGACCACAATACCACTTTGTCAAATGGCATATTCAACATGCAGATATAAGTTCTATTCAAGTTTATAACAAATTCATATGAACATTTCCAAGTAATTCATACATAATTAACTTCaaaataaacattttttttagcaAATTGGGCTAAAACACCTGCTCTACAAAAAAATTCTTTAAATACTGATTTCAAGCAATTCAGTAACTAAATGCTTAACTTAGAAAAATACTCAAATTTCAGCAATTAGATTTCTAACATAACTTAAACATTACAAATTTAACTAATTACATTCATCCAGAATATAGATTTTCACATAATTTCAAAAGGTTCTCTCTTAATCACACAatttgaagaaacaaaaaaaccaaataCATACACGATCACAAAGCTTAATAACAGAACAGAAATTTTAGACATGCCATCAGCCCAACCAATAGACCTTCCCAGAATCTGAAAAGCGTTTCTATAAATCCTGATCTCAAGGCAACCCAAAAGCTGAATTCTTAGCTTAAATAAAGATgcaaaattttactttttggaAATGCCATTACCTGAAAGCTTAAGCAAAACCCATGAATCCAACCGCGCaaaaaaaatgcaaactttCTCATTGGCAGATCATTCATAACCCAAAAATCATATCTTAAGCAAAACTCATGAATCCAACTTTAAAAGGCCCAATTCTAAACCCACCaagagaaataaaatatcaaaaacaGTTCATCGTCTCTCTTTGCATTTTAAATCATATGGTCTTGTGTTTACtcgaatgaaaaaaaaaaagtaaacacAGAACTTATGATAAAAATTCAAATAGGCTAGAAGCCAGCAAGcgaatgaatttataaattagaTATACTGCCACAGAAATAATGACCTTGGTATTTCACAAACTTTGCATAAGCTGATCCTGAAGGCACAATTTGAAGCACCAGTCTTGAAAACTGCAAATAACCAACAACTTGTTAGAGCGGTAAAAACTCTATATATAATGCCTGGTTTTGACActgtaaaaaataatataaaaacagAGCGATCAATTTTCATCAGTAaacatacccataaccgtaatgTCAGCCCAATACTTCTTCAGCAAAGCATCAACATTAGCTATAgcctgtaaaaataaaataaaaatcaaacttttTACCTGGATCATCACACAATGGCAACTACAAAAAATACCCAGATAAAAACTGAATGAAAAAAATTACCTGTCTCATGCCCTCGGAGTGATAGGGTTCCCATCGGTGATGAGCAACAGAAGCATGATATACAACGACCCAACGCCGAATTATCATCCAATCATATTTTACACAggtaataaatattttatatctatacatataaaaaaaattcaactgaCAACAGCACCACATCCAATTTGAATCTATAATGCTATGATAAAGAACGAAGTAAGAGTTAGTTACTAGAAACCCAGATTCTATTGGTGTCATTACCCAATCTTGTATTCGATCATATACCAAGATATTGAAGCTAACATTTTTAATCTAAAAGCCTAGAAATcataagaaaaacaaatgtTGAACTCACAGTAATCTCAGCCAGCAATGACCTCTGTATCcccaaaaaattataaattaatacATAGTCCATACTCCATACTCCATACTCCATACTCCATAcacaaaccaaaaaataaaaaaataaaataaaataaaataaaatctttttcaatcattttctcaTCAACCAAATTGAGCACAAGATTGGGAAATGATTAATCACCTGTATGGGGAACTTCATGGCCAACAAAGCCTGACACGATCTCCCATAATTTCCTCATAATTCATTTttctcataatttattggaaaaatGCAGAATTTGGATGGTTGTGGTCCTTACATACATGtcgagccaaaaataatcacaaggcgacacgtggatttttggacaaaagagggcAAAAATACTCTTAAAGTACAACGGGATTCCTATTCGCAAGTCATTCttcaaccaaataaaaaatgcccaaaatagataacaaattcaaaattatttcatccatcctcatcctatatttTCTACAAGGTAATCATTCCATAACTTACAAAATATTTCACATAAATCAcataacccccaaaatatttattcctaaaatgtgttgattaaccaattaatggattaattgcctaattaatccattataTCACACATTAAACCATAAGTTATACCCTCTCCTATAAAAACCCtattttcttctccaaaaggcACTTCCAACGCTCTtgaaaaactctctaaacatttttctctctaaattctaactttgacatcggaggttcttcggctaaAGCCCCCATTTATCGTGGGTGCGTGAGACTTTTGACTTTGATCCTAagatgttgattgttttgtaagtataattttgtccaagaagaagaggaagaaatttgcatccacaatacaCAAATGCAAATTTGGATGTTGTAACTCCACTGGAAGATCAGGctacaaattcaaattcaaaacacaaaaaccacAATTAAAGACAATTCAGAATTCCCAAcacaaaaaaatccaaattaaacACAAAGTTATGGTGCTTTCAGAGACATATAGCTTAGGAACGCGAAAAACTGAAACCTTCTGAAATGcgcagaaagagagagaaaatacaATTGGGGTTGAATTTTACCAGAGGTGTTTCGGAAGAGGTGCAAAGAAGAGGAGATCGGCGAGAGACAACTTGAGAGCAACGGTGGTTTAGCTTTCTAAGAAAGAAAACTGGAGAGGAAAAACATACACAAAAAAGGAAACCAAAGTGTTAGAAATACCAACCTTTCACTGTGTCAATAACGAAAACGGCAAGGCTAATTCAAACCAGTGATCAGACGCAGCCCACTCCTGAAAGCAAAACCATCAATCAATTCCAAAAAATAAACTGCAATCGCAAAATTAACTGACCCAAATGGGCCAAAATAAAGTGCAATCGCAAAATTGACGGACCCAAATGGGCGGAAAACTCACCAGGAAACCCAACCTTTTCTGGGTTTAAAATTTTCTTCGAATCAGGACCGGATTAGATTTTGTTGAGCAAGAGAACGTTGTTATTCGTGGTTTCTGGGAGAGAGTACTGAAGAGATTTATACTGGGTTCGTGGGTTTTGAGCAAGGCGATATTGTAGTCTCTGGTTTTTGAAACAGAGAACTCGAGAGATTTCTGGGAAGCAAATGGAAAACGAACAGCAGAAAGAAAAACGAAGAGCCTTTCCATCCCCCTTCCCTTTCTTCGACGACCGACACGTGCACAATAGGGGCAAACGCATAGAATTCCATCTTCTACCAAATATTCAGCTCGCGGAAATAGAAAAggtgagaaaaatgaaaatattgaATTCAACTCACACAAAACCAAAAAGGAAGACAGACAGATTGCAGACCCTTTCCATTTGGCAAGTAATGCCAATTATACTAGAAGTATGCCTAACTTACAAAAGCCTAAAATCCTAGAAAAACAGGAGTAGAGGAAATGGGCTCAATACAAAAATTTACCAAATAAGAATGATGAATCCGTTAAAGTAGGAAAGTTTAGGCATTCACCAATATTCCCACTTGAACAACATTGAATTTAGCATTCGTCTTCAGATGTCATCTAGATCCATTCGTGGAGAGTGAGTGAGGGCTTAATAATCAAAACCATGTCTTTTACTGCTAAATTATACGTAAGAATCGTTAGAAAAAAGGCAAagtgaaaaaaataaaggaattgAAGAACTTAACGTAGAAACTCTAAAACAAACCCAAGTAACCCACATGCCAATCCAACCAAAATCAAATCGAATACCTTTCAAGCTTCATATTACAAATTATCAACAAACCATCAAAAGGAAAACCAATTCAACCCACATTccaattcaaccaaaattcaacaACTTTGCCCGAAATTAGATCAACAAAAAGAGAAATAGGGGAAAACCCACATGCAATaggagagaaatagagagagattttaACTAACTTACCACTGTGTTGGAACTTCGAAAACACGAACTCTAGCACCAGTTCCTCTTACGCTATTGACAATGAAGTTGTGGTTCAAAGAATCACAATCAATCAAGCCTACTtgtaaagaaaaacaaaatttagaagGCATTTGTTTAAGTAAAGATGCAAACCTTCCCCTTTTTGACATGAATAATAAAAGAGTTTGCGACAAAACCCATTCCGAAAACTATAGCAGCATGTTCCTTTCTGCTTTTCCCTTTTACTGACTTCCATAATTATCCCCGTATGCACCAAAGAAACATAAAATGACAACCAATGTGATAGGTTACAATATCTGAACTCACTATTCTATTGCAGGCAAGGCAAGAATGTTTACCAGCTTGGCTTCCTGCACCTTGACAACACGCAGAGAAATTAAATATTTCTGTTCGGGCAAGAAATTTGGCTAGTGAGCGATCCTggctcgagcacacagctccccgaggagTTAGCACTTTGGTTGATTGTCGGGCTCCTGCTTGTCACGATGCTGCAAGAGAAGAACAAAGTTAGTTCTAAAAGgcgcctttgtggggccttaggtgtaggccttgaggcttgcaATCAAAACCAACTAAGTGATTAGgcatgccactgccatctctataaggcagatgtagaacaagtgtgttttaagccgattacttgcgccccaagttatttctgacttcttgtttatcaaaggattgttgtAGATGAGTTAAatctacattaagttcttttctatgccttgagatcaaggatTTTTAGTTATCTTGTATGTTTAAGGGATGAAGGTCCAGATCTGATCAAGTCATCAGTTTAACtgatttcaattttcttatgaCGATTAAATCATTAAGTGAACTAGATCTGAGAACTAATGGGGGTTTGAGTCATCAAAAGACTGGAAACAACTTGAATATAAACTGGGGAATGCATTATAACACCAGATCTATTAAttgaaagacaaaacaaagagggtcgggtaAGATTttaccttgtcgggcaaggttaaatgTCTTGTGGTCTTTTTTCTTTGTAGTTTCAAAAGGATTGAGTACTATAAGGGATGACTGGAAAAGAGTTTATACAAGAAAGATCGACACTACAACATTTAGgaaaaggtagcagagcttttacatagaCAAAAAATGCCTTTCTAAGGAAATATAAGGCTAAAAGGGTGCAGAGTCTGGACAAAGCACAACTTTCTGGGTGTTTGCTTGGCTGAGAGAcaagttgtatgtttgtttgtttgattggttgagtgtccttttcttttggccctcttcctccttttatagacgaatTAACTTGATTTATGCTGTTTCTGTTCTTGCCCGAAAGTAATTGGAGGGTAGGGAACCATCAATATTTTACATGCTATGCCATtcataaagtgcttttgggctgagAGTTGATGGATTTCCATTGGTTGTCACTTCTTTTGTAAGCACCTAATCTTTGCATTTAATGGGGAGCCATCATGTTGTCTCGAAGTGGATACCTAGGCTTGGTGCTGGGCTTCGAGCAAAAACTCTTCTCATTGAACTCTTTTGGGCTTTCTCTCATTTAAGCCCAaagttaaatattaacccaaacagtgccccattCAATCGTTGTTAAGCCTGCAAACCGAGGCGTTAATAATGATTGAATAGCCGTCTTCCATTAACCCCTGCCGCGCAAATGAAGAGGGTTTTATAGCGAAGAAACTAGTGATGGTTCATGCAGCTTTAAGTACTTTTGCTATAAAACCGCGACTCCATTGGCCAAACAAATTGGTCGGGCTTCGGGATGAAGGTGTAAAAGATTTGAAGGGGTTGCGACAGCAAATGGAAGTTGGATACGCTGAAACATTTTCAGTCAATAATCACAATGTTTAAGAAGAGTCGGACAAAAATGTAGGCCCCCCATTCTAGGATAACTGCCTGAGTTAGGGATGTAAAGCCTTCAAGTTAAATCTGATGTAACTTTCAACATTTGCTGAAATGAACAAGATTTCtttaaactattttgttcttgcattttctctGAGATCCATAGGCAAAAACTGACTTTAGACCCCATGCGACGCTTACACTTCTTCTTCAATGTAGCAGTCCCTCACATCCCACAGGGTTGGGTGatattttttcaagaatttgACATTGATTGGATGCTTCTGTAAGCCTCCCTCCAAATCTGCTAAGTAATATCCACCCTTACCCAATACTTGGTTAATaatgaaaggaccttcccaaGTCGGGCTCCATTTTCCAAAGCCTCTGATCTGAGCTTCCAAAGGAAGAATTGCCTTCCATACTAACTCTCATTCTTTGAAGTTCTTCAACTTAACCTTTTTGTTGTAGGCCCAGGCAACAACTTTCTTGccttcttgaattttatttagagCTCTTCACTGTGTAGCCcgaattgattttgaattttgatcgaATTTACATTAATTTCCATGGGAATCACAACATCTTGCCCGAAAGTCAGAGCATAAGGAGTAGTTCCAGTTGTTGCCCTTTTGGAAGTTTTATACGCCCATAACTTTTCTCCCAACTTCTCATGCCATTTCTCTGGATTCCTGACTACCATTCTTTTAATAATGCCTACCAAGATCTTATTGCTGGCTTCAGCTTGACCGTTCGATTGGGGGTAGTAAGGACTagactggatcatctttatcttgAACTTTCTGGAAAATTCTTCTACTTCTTTCGAAATAAAAGATGACCCGCATTCTGTGACAATTGTCTCGGGCACCCCAAATATATGTAAGATCTTGGTTTCGATGAATTTCTTGACCGTAGTTGAAATGTTAGTTTTTACTGCTAAAGCTTTTGCCCATTTAGTGAAGTAATCTGTTGCTACGATTATGAACGTGTGCCCTTTGCTATAAGCTGGGTGAATCTGCCCaatgaagtccattgcccatcctctaaaAGGTCAAGGCTTAGCCACGAGGTTTAAGGGTACTGAGGGCACATGTTGGAGTGGTCCATGTCTCTGGCATTCTTCACACATTCGGGCATAAGCTTTGCAATCTTTCTCCATCTCGGGCCAGAAATAACTGTATCTCTTAAGTAGCCATCTCATCTTTGTTCCTGCCTGATGTGCTCCACAGATCCCCTTATGCACTTCGACCATTACCCTAATTTATTCTTCTTAGCCTAAGCATTTTAACATTAGTCCATCTGAAGTCTTCCTTAGTAGATTTTCTTCCCACAAAACGTACTTAGTTGCTTGCTCTCTATTCTTTTTACTTGTGGGGAAGGATGGGTCATTTAAATATCGAAGAACATGTGTCTTccaatcttcaatctccaattCTTCAATCATTACATCTAGGCTGAATCCCCTTTCCAAGATGGAAGGGAGATTTCTTCTTTGGACCTATATGTCCCCTTCAAACTTTCTCTCTTGGATCTGTACTCTAGAGGCCAATTATGCCATCTCGTTGGCAATCGCATTTGCTTCTCTAAGGATGTAGTTGGCTGATATTTTAGTGCCCCAATAGCTTAACAATTGGGTGGCCACTAAGTAATAATCAGCTATAGTGATGTGTCTGCATTTGTACTCTTCATTCAACTGATTGATCACCAACTCTGAGTCACCGAATACTTCAACTTCAGTTGCCCCCAATTCTATCAAGATCTTTAGGCCAATTATCAAGGCCTTATATTCTACCCAATTGTTAGTAGTTTCTTGATAATCCAGGAGGAAAAAATAACAATGGTGAGTACCTTTAGGATCGATAATAGGGATCCCAGCTCCAGCAACATTTTGGGTACAAGATCCATCAAAATACAGGTTTCATGGAGTAACTCATAGGCTGGATATCCTTTTTACCTCCTGCTGGATCCACTATTTCTTGCCCGAGATGGCTTTGCTTGGTGGGATCCAGAGGTTAGCCACCTCTAGAGTTTCAGGGATGTTAATTATTTCTTTTTGGGACTCTTGGTGCTCGGCCAAAAAGTCTGCAATTGCCTGCCCCTTGACTGCCTTTTAAGGTACATACTGAAAACTAAATTTAGACAGTGCCAGAATCCACTTTCCAATTTTTCCTGTCAACATTGGTTTTGACAGCATATATTTGATCACGTCGGTCTTGGCAATGATGTGGATGTGGCAAggcaacatgtaatgccttaacTTGCAAACACTAAAGTATAAAGTCAAGCATAATTTTTCCACTCGAgtatatcttgtttctacctcagTAAGGATCCTATTGAGGTAATATAGGGATTGTTCCTTTCCACATTCGTTGTTTTGGGCTAGCAAGCTTCCAATTGACCTCTTCGAGGCAGAAATATAAAGTTTTAACGGCTTTCCCCTCTGAGGTGGCATGAGCACTGGTGGAAAGGCTAAGTAAGCCTTTATGCTATCGAAAGCTTCTTGGTGTGGTAGGCCCCATTCAAACTCTTCTTTATCCTTTAGCCTTAGTAGAGGAGTTAGTGG carries:
- the LOC103424389 gene encoding uncharacterized protein, encoding MTPIESGFLVTNSYFVLYHSIIDSNWMWCCCQLNFFYMYRYKIFITCVKYDWMIIRRWVVVYHASVAHHRWEPYHSEGMRQAIANVDALLKKYWADITVMVFKTGASNCAFRISLCKVCEIPRLKLKTRRGLNQQQTHHFHLLALTRRFRLLPQTSYRFCRKSDFP